In Gemmatimonas sp., one genomic interval encodes:
- a CDS encoding DUF969 domain-containing protein has translation MLPLIGILIVIVGFALRLNALLVVTLAGLATGVASGQPLLDVVAAFGRAFADSRYIAIVWLALPVIGLAERSGLKERSRDVISRISAATAGRVLLVYLALRQITSALGLVSLGGHAQMVRPLVAPMAEGAADNTHASLPAPTRERIRAMAAGADNVGLFFGEDVFVAIGSILLIRGFLEQNGIAVEPLQLARWAIPTAVIAFAVHGARLLLLDRRIAREVAAAQQPEGTP, from the coding sequence ATGCTTCCGCTGATCGGGATTCTCATTGTCATCGTCGGCTTCGCGCTGCGCCTCAACGCGCTCCTCGTCGTCACACTCGCTGGACTCGCCACGGGGGTGGCCAGCGGGCAGCCGCTCCTCGACGTGGTGGCGGCCTTTGGTCGAGCCTTCGCCGACAGTCGCTACATCGCCATTGTGTGGCTCGCGCTCCCGGTCATCGGCCTTGCCGAACGCTCAGGGCTCAAGGAGCGCTCCCGTGACGTGATCAGTCGGATCAGCGCCGCCACGGCGGGACGCGTGCTGCTGGTCTACCTCGCCTTGCGGCAGATCACCTCAGCACTCGGGCTCGTCTCGCTCGGCGGCCACGCCCAGATGGTGCGGCCGCTCGTGGCGCCCATGGCGGAAGGGGCCGCCGACAACACGCACGCCTCGCTGCCGGCGCCGACGCGGGAACGCATCCGCGCCATGGCGGCGGGCGCCGACAATGTGGGACTGTTCTTCGGGGAAGATGTGTTCGTGGCCATCGGCTCCATCCTGCTCATCCGCGGCTTCCTCGAACAGAACGGTATCGCGGTCGAGCCGCTGCAGCTCGCGCGGTGGGCCATCCCCACGGCGGTTATCGCCTTTGCGGTGCATGGCGCACGGCTGCTGCTCCTCGACCGCCGCATTGCGCGCGAGGTGGCGGCCGCCCAGCAGCCGGAAGGCACACCGTGA
- a CDS encoding ChaN family lipoprotein: MLRRPPAALVLGVLSLFTTACLPGGGRRTYVAELTPDPAVRIYESKSGRFVSFKQFAEVIATRDLVFFGEQHDDPTTHAAEHAVLAALGERRPHVVVTLEMFERDVQPLLDQYLKGTISEENFLAGARPWDRYVTDYRPLVELARVRGWPVVAANVPRRLASAVSRRGLAVLDTMNARDRGFMAKQHACPKDTYYDKFAETMKGHGAGGGPPTAADAAAMAQMTDRFYEAQCVKDEAMGEAIAEAFARAPKGSVIFHVDGAFHSDFGLGTAERARRRVPKASSIVLSAVPVSDLSNANGSEHAAKADYVVFTRARK; the protein is encoded by the coding sequence ATGCTCCGGCGTCCTCCTGCTGCCCTCGTGCTCGGCGTGTTGTCGCTGTTCACCACCGCCTGCCTGCCCGGTGGCGGTCGCCGCACCTACGTGGCTGAACTCACCCCCGACCCGGCGGTGCGCATCTACGAGAGCAAGTCGGGGCGTTTCGTTTCCTTCAAGCAGTTCGCCGAGGTCATCGCCACACGCGACCTGGTGTTCTTCGGCGAGCAGCACGACGACCCCACGACGCATGCCGCCGAGCATGCCGTGCTGGCGGCGTTGGGCGAACGGCGTCCGCATGTGGTGGTGACGCTGGAGATGTTCGAGCGCGACGTCCAGCCGTTGCTCGATCAGTATCTCAAGGGCACCATCTCGGAGGAAAACTTCCTCGCTGGCGCCCGCCCCTGGGATCGGTACGTCACCGACTACCGCCCGCTGGTGGAACTCGCGCGGGTGCGCGGGTGGCCCGTTGTGGCCGCCAACGTGCCGCGCCGGCTGGCGAGTGCGGTGAGTCGACGCGGGCTGGCCGTGCTCGACACCATGAATGCCCGCGACCGCGGATTCATGGCGAAACAGCACGCGTGCCCCAAGGACACGTACTACGACAAGTTCGCCGAAACCATGAAGGGGCACGGCGCCGGCGGCGGGCCACCGACCGCCGCTGATGCGGCCGCGATGGCGCAGATGACCGATCGCTTCTACGAAGCCCAGTGCGTGAAGGACGAAGCCATGGGCGAGGCGATTGCCGAAGCCTTCGCCCGCGCCCCCAAAGGATCGGTGATCTTCCATGTCGACGGGGCCTTCCACAGTGACTTCGGACTCGGCACCGCCGAGCGGGCGCGCCGCCGTGTTCCCAAGGCCAGCAGTATCGTGCTCTCGGCCGTCCCGGTGTCCGACCTGTCGAACGCGAACGGTAGCGAGCACGCGGCGAAGGCGGACTACGTGGTGTTCACGCGGGCACGGAAATAG
- a CDS encoding four helix bundle protein — MTDLRNLKVLDASLLLVDTVHAAAAHLDVRRVPRLRNQLLRATDAIPANIAEGARGSRPEFVQCLRIALRSADEVGAHLMVARRVHALPLDQFRRCESKRVAVCKMLHGLIRTVQEYHARDKNSERR; from the coding sequence ATGACCGATCTCCGGAATCTGAAAGTGCTCGACGCGTCTCTGCTATTGGTCGACACCGTCCACGCCGCGGCTGCCCACCTCGACGTGCGACGAGTGCCAAGGCTGCGCAATCAATTGCTTCGGGCAACGGATGCCATACCGGCCAACATTGCCGAAGGCGCCAGAGGCTCACGGCCGGAGTTCGTGCAATGCTTGCGCATTGCACTCAGATCGGCAGACGAAGTCGGTGCGCACCTGATGGTCGCACGGCGCGTTCATGCGCTGCCGCTGGATCAGTTCCGTCGGTGCGAAAGCAAGCGTGTTGCCGTCTGCAAGATGCTGCACGGATTGATCCGCACCGTGCAGGAATACCACGCGCGGGACAAGAACAGCGAACGGCGTTAA
- a CDS encoding sialidase family protein, whose protein sequence is MSFSRFVPRLAAVTGGLVLQGALLTTPLGAQALDSATTAGLRWRTVGPANFMGRLSDVVGIPSPSKTVFVAAAGGGIWKSTNNGITWRPVFDDKRIISMGMLAIAPSDTQQVWAGTGEPNSRNSIEPGGGIFKSTDGGISWKPSGLEKTEHIGRIAVHPTNPNVVFVAALGAAWRSNPDRGLYKTTDGGQTWKLVKFISDKAGFVDVAIHPKNPNIVFATAWERRRTPYSLFSGGPGSGLWKSADGGDTWTEVKGGGFPAGYKGRMSLDINLANPDIMYMMIEAAENATGPIVGQRNPKLNGLWKSTDGGATWAQMNNINVRPFYYSQVRSDPRNADRVYFSSTELQLSEDGGKTSRNAAQNVHVDDHGIWIDPNDPQRWFLANDGGVAITYDAGGNFLQPQNLPIAQFYEVAFDNAVPYNICGGAQDNGTWCGPSRRRVSQTTLGYWYTISGGDGFYAAMDPTDPNIVYGESQGGNVSRLNLKTGERYGFQKPSWQPKYKEWEDSIAAVRGDPLKPASKAQLTAIAGLRKLQARDSADLSLRYNWNSPFFISPHNAAVIYFAGNRVLKSSQRGADLQIISPDLSRQLTAKLDTALRLTGGITLDATGAETYGTVVALEESPAKPGLLYAGTDDGNVWRTTNDGGTWENIGKNIAGLPNGGEVYVTRIEASAFDPNVVYVAFDNHRNGDFKPYLFVSKDGGKSFSSIVNNLPADGNADFLHVVREDPNNAEVLYVGSSLSVYASIDRGANWFKLAAGLPSVPVYDLQVHPRDKELIAATHGRGFWIVDVAPLSQMTKAVAAKPVHLFTPRTAFQWGEEPLRGASGNGNAQGFFATPNPAYGANISYRITQAGSPARISVLNAVGDTISTITGPGSVGLHTVTWNFGVTGRAPARTPLSASEKRDSILRAVRMPQVLDSLTKAKYDSTALALAKQLLNPPAGGANFRVGGGAGRAAAGPCERPLTQWEPFCARPAEATPRPGGAAAAGPNLAELQQRAQQLQNAASNPAVRKVFELIGLPLPAQGRGFGGFGGGGSTATTGDYGVVLQIGNTIQKTTLRVENMGGVGGANPFGFEDEGDRR, encoded by the coding sequence ATGTCCTTTTCACGATTCGTCCCACGGCTTGCCGCGGTGACAGGCGGCCTCGTGCTGCAGGGCGCCCTGCTGACCACCCCGCTCGGTGCCCAGGCGCTCGATTCCGCCACGACCGCCGGGCTGCGATGGCGCACCGTGGGACCGGCCAACTTCATGGGCCGTCTCTCCGATGTCGTGGGCATTCCGAGCCCGTCCAAGACCGTGTTCGTCGCGGCCGCCGGCGGCGGCATCTGGAAGAGCACCAACAACGGCATCACCTGGCGCCCCGTCTTCGACGACAAGCGCATCATCTCCATGGGGATGCTGGCGATTGCGCCGAGTGACACTCAGCAGGTCTGGGCCGGGACGGGCGAGCCGAACTCGCGCAACTCCATTGAGCCGGGCGGCGGCATCTTCAAGAGCACCGATGGCGGCATCAGCTGGAAGCCGTCGGGACTCGAGAAGACGGAGCACATCGGTCGCATTGCGGTGCACCCCACCAACCCCAATGTCGTGTTCGTGGCCGCCCTCGGGGCCGCGTGGCGTTCGAACCCGGACCGTGGTCTTTACAAGACGACCGACGGCGGCCAGACGTGGAAGCTGGTGAAGTTCATCAGCGACAAGGCGGGCTTCGTGGATGTCGCCATTCACCCGAAGAACCCCAATATCGTGTTCGCCACGGCATGGGAGCGCCGTCGCACACCCTACTCGCTCTTCTCCGGCGGCCCGGGGTCGGGGCTGTGGAAGAGCGCCGATGGTGGTGACACGTGGACCGAGGTGAAGGGCGGCGGGTTCCCGGCCGGCTACAAGGGGCGCATGAGCCTCGACATCAACCTCGCCAACCCCGACATCATGTACATGATGATCGAGGCGGCCGAGAACGCCACCGGCCCCATCGTGGGGCAACGGAATCCCAAGCTGAACGGTCTCTGGAAGAGCACCGACGGTGGCGCGACGTGGGCGCAGATGAACAACATCAACGTGCGCCCGTTCTACTACTCGCAGGTGCGCAGCGATCCGCGGAATGCCGATCGCGTGTATTTCTCGAGCACCGAACTGCAGCTGTCGGAAGACGGCGGCAAGACGTCACGCAATGCCGCGCAGAACGTGCACGTCGACGATCACGGCATCTGGATCGACCCCAATGATCCGCAGCGCTGGTTCCTCGCGAACGACGGCGGCGTGGCCATCACGTACGATGCCGGCGGCAACTTCCTGCAGCCGCAGAACCTGCCCATCGCGCAGTTCTACGAGGTCGCCTTCGACAATGCGGTGCCGTACAACATTTGCGGTGGCGCGCAGGATAACGGCACGTGGTGCGGCCCCAGTCGGCGCCGGGTGAGCCAGACGACGCTGGGCTATTGGTACACGATCTCGGGTGGTGACGGCTTCTACGCCGCGATGGATCCGACCGACCCCAACATCGTGTACGGCGAGTCGCAAGGCGGCAACGTGTCGCGTCTCAACCTCAAGACGGGGGAGCGCTACGGCTTCCAGAAGCCCTCCTGGCAGCCGAAGTACAAGGAGTGGGAGGACAGCATTGCCGCGGTGCGCGGGGATCCGCTCAAGCCGGCCAGCAAGGCGCAACTCACGGCCATTGCCGGCTTGCGCAAGCTGCAGGCGCGGGATTCGGCCGACCTGAGCCTGCGCTACAACTGGAACTCCCCGTTCTTCATTTCGCCGCACAACGCCGCGGTGATCTACTTCGCCGGCAACCGCGTGCTGAAGTCGTCGCAGCGCGGCGCCGACCTGCAGATCATCTCGCCCGATCTCTCGCGCCAGCTCACCGCCAAGCTCGACACCGCGCTGCGGCTCACCGGCGGCATCACGCTCGACGCCACGGGCGCCGAGACCTACGGCACGGTGGTGGCGCTCGAGGAGAGCCCGGCCAAGCCGGGGCTGCTGTACGCCGGTACCGATGACGGCAACGTGTGGCGCACCACCAACGATGGCGGCACCTGGGAGAACATCGGCAAGAACATTGCCGGTTTGCCGAATGGTGGTGAGGTGTACGTCACGCGCATCGAGGCGTCGGCGTTCGATCCGAACGTGGTGTACGTGGCCTTCGACAACCATCGCAACGGCGACTTCAAGCCGTATCTGTTCGTGTCGAAGGATGGCGGCAAGTCGTTCAGCAGCATCGTGAACAACCTGCCGGCCGATGGCAACGCCGACTTCCTGCACGTCGTGCGGGAGGATCCGAACAACGCCGAGGTGCTCTACGTGGGCTCGTCGCTCAGCGTCTACGCCTCCATCGATCGCGGGGCCAACTGGTTCAAGCTGGCGGCCGGGTTGCCGAGCGTGCCGGTGTACGACCTGCAGGTGCATCCGCGCGACAAGGAACTCATCGCCGCCACGCACGGACGCGGATTCTGGATCGTGGACGTGGCGCCGCTCTCGCAGATGACCAAGGCGGTGGCCGCGAAGCCGGTGCACCTGTTCACGCCGCGGACCGCGTTCCAGTGGGGTGAGGAGCCACTGCGCGGGGCCAGCGGCAACGGCAACGCCCAAGGCTTCTTCGCCACCCCCAACCCGGCCTACGGGGCGAACATCAGCTACCGCATCACGCAGGCCGGCTCCCCGGCGCGCATCAGCGTGCTCAACGCCGTGGGCGACACCATCTCCACCATCACCGGCCCCGGGAGCGTGGGGCTGCATACGGTGACCTGGAACTTCGGTGTTACTGGCCGTGCGCCGGCGCGTACGCCGCTTTCCGCCAGCGAGAAGCGTGACAGCATTCTGCGCGCGGTGCGCATGCCGCAGGTGCTGGACTCGCTCACCAAGGCGAAGTACGACAGCACGGCCCTCGCCCTGGCCAAGCAGCTGCTCAACCCGCCGGCGGGCGGCGCGAACTTCCGTGTCGGTGGTGGTGCGGGTCGGGCGGCCGCGGGGCCGTGCGAGCGCCCGCTCACGCAGTGGGAGCCGTTCTGTGCCCGGCCGGCGGAAGCCACGCCGCGCCCGGGCGGTGCCGCCGCTGCCGGGCCGAACCTGGCCGAGCTGCAGCAGCGCGCGCAGCAGCTGCAGAATGCCGCCAGCAACCCGGCGGTACGCAAGGTCTTTGAGCTGATCGGCTTGCCGCTTCCCGCCCAGGGACGCGGGTTCGGCGGCTTCGGTGGGGGGGGCAGCACGGCCACGACGGGTGACTACGGCGTGGTCCTGCAAATCGGCAACACCATTCAGAAGACCACCCTGCGGGTCGAGAACATGGGCGGGGTCGGCGGTGCCAATCCGTTCGGCTTCGAGGACGAAGGCGACCGCCGGTAA
- a CDS encoding NAD(P)-dependent alcohol dehydrogenase, whose protein sequence is MIPTIGIAAYDAAGPLAPWRFERRDLGAHDVHIRIHFCGICHSDLHTVRGEWGPCAYPQVPGHEIVGRVEQVGPAVTRWKAGDLVGVGCMVNSCQQCQPCADGLEQYCDNGMTGTYGSIEQETGRPTQGGYATDVVVHEQFVLRVPENLDPAAVAPLLCAGITTWSPLRQWKVGPGSRVAVVGIGGLGHMAVKLARALGAHVVVLTTSPGKAEDALRLGAHEVVLSRDKQAMKGLRNSLDVIIDTVGTPHDLEGEMQLLRLDGTLVLLGGSPEPHPSPGAFTFIMKRRRLAGSLIGGIAETQEMLDFCGAHGITADIELIAADAVNAAYERMLRSDVRYRFVIDASTISAPA, encoded by the coding sequence ATGATACCCACCATCGGCATTGCCGCCTACGATGCGGCCGGACCCCTGGCCCCGTGGCGCTTCGAGCGCCGCGACCTTGGCGCCCACGACGTGCACATCCGGATTCACTTCTGCGGAATCTGCCACTCCGACCTGCACACGGTGCGTGGCGAATGGGGACCGTGCGCTTATCCACAGGTTCCCGGCCACGAAATCGTGGGGCGCGTGGAACAGGTCGGCCCTGCCGTCACGCGGTGGAAGGCGGGCGATCTGGTGGGGGTGGGCTGCATGGTGAACAGCTGCCAGCAGTGCCAGCCCTGCGCGGATGGCCTCGAGCAGTACTGTGACAACGGCATGACGGGCACCTACGGCAGCATCGAGCAGGAAACCGGACGCCCCACCCAGGGCGGGTATGCCACCGACGTGGTGGTCCACGAGCAGTTCGTGCTGCGCGTCCCCGAGAATCTCGATCCGGCAGCGGTTGCCCCGCTGCTCTGCGCCGGTATCACCACCTGGTCGCCGCTGCGGCAGTGGAAGGTCGGGCCCGGGTCGCGCGTGGCGGTGGTGGGTATTGGGGGGCTGGGACACATGGCCGTGAAGCTGGCGCGGGCGCTCGGCGCGCACGTGGTGGTGCTCACGACCTCCCCCGGCAAGGCGGAGGATGCCCTGCGGTTGGGGGCCCACGAGGTGGTGCTGTCGCGCGACAAGCAGGCCATGAAGGGGCTGCGCAACTCCCTTGACGTCATCATCGACACCGTGGGGACGCCGCACGACCTCGAGGGCGAGATGCAGTTGCTGCGACTGGACGGGACCCTCGTGCTCCTTGGCGGTTCGCCCGAGCCGCATCCGTCGCCGGGAGCGTTCACCTTCATCATGAAACGCCGCCGCCTCGCCGGTTCGCTGATCGGCGGCATCGCCGAAACGCAGGAAATGCTGGATTTCTGCGGCGCCCACGGCATCACCGCCGACATCGAACTCATTGCTGCCGACGCCGTGAACGCGGCGTACGAGCGCATGCTGCGCTCCGACGTGCGCTATCGCTTCGTCATCGACGCGAGCACGATCTCGGCCCCGGCATAG
- a CDS encoding response regulator transcription factor, which translates to MTLPHGESVDPERILVVEDDDALRAAVAHTLGALCPDVRTAATLADAFRETAQAQPDLIVLDLGLPDGDGTELVTKLRAVTDVPVIVLSGRDSEDAKVALLDAGADDFLIKPCGAAELLARVRGQLRRSATSQAARSWARVLVDGVEIDLVSQRVVRNGVPQRLTPTEWALLRALVLQGGRPVSPKQLWDIVWDREFGDYSTHVRVHITHLRRKIEPNPQVPSLIITEPGVGYRFNGPR; encoded by the coding sequence ATGACGCTCCCTCACGGTGAGTCGGTCGATCCCGAACGCATTCTCGTCGTCGAAGATGATGACGCGCTGCGAGCAGCCGTGGCGCACACCCTGGGGGCGCTCTGCCCCGACGTACGCACCGCCGCCACCCTGGCCGACGCCTTCCGCGAAACCGCCCAGGCGCAGCCAGACCTGATCGTGCTCGATCTCGGCCTCCCCGACGGGGACGGGACGGAGTTGGTGACCAAGCTGCGTGCCGTGACCGACGTGCCGGTGATCGTGCTCTCGGGGCGCGACAGCGAGGACGCGAAGGTGGCGCTGCTCGACGCCGGTGCGGACGATTTCCTCATCAAGCCGTGCGGTGCAGCCGAGCTGCTCGCGCGGGTTCGCGGACAGCTGCGGCGCTCCGCCACCTCACAGGCCGCCCGGTCGTGGGCGCGCGTGCTCGTCGACGGGGTCGAGATCGACCTCGTCTCGCAGCGTGTCGTGCGCAACGGCGTGCCCCAACGGCTGACCCCGACCGAGTGGGCCCTGCTGCGTGCGCTCGTACTGCAGGGAGGGCGCCCGGTGTCGCCGAAGCAGCTGTGGGACATCGTGTGGGATCGGGAGTTCGGTGACTACTCGACCCATGTGCGCGTGCACATTACCCATCTGCGGCGCAAGATCGAGCCCAATCCGCAGGTCCCCAGCCTCATCATCACCGAGCCAGGGGTTGGATACCGTTTCAATGGCCCGCGGTGA
- a CDS encoding ATP-binding protein → MTRSRVGLWAVWLGVYAVTTVLLYAASGLPDIRVAHAVLAYLVLVIMASRQEGRALSMTMVGLSYLAVKWFYVPPRFTLRAATQLDGVLLAGFVITGWMLSELFAKQRAATRIAEERTREVERLSAERLQLEREASTARVMREADRLKNALLSSLAHDLRSPVSTLSLLSDPAAGFTADVALSRVHEEAQRLGEYIATLQRFAAEGGGSMLALDVHDATALVHTALRSSAGVLAGRRVDVVTRQEGIVARCDLTLTMQVLGNLLQNAVRYAPAGAPIDVTVSATPSTVELAVADRGPGVGEQELDRLFVPLQSRPSAAAGATGDTVASGGRMGMGLAIARTFARAQRGDVMYRPRAGGGAEFIVQLPRAPVG, encoded by the coding sequence GTGACCCGGTCGCGCGTTGGGCTGTGGGCCGTATGGCTTGGGGTCTACGCCGTCACGACGGTGCTGCTGTACGCGGCCTCCGGGTTGCCGGACATCCGCGTGGCGCATGCGGTGCTGGCTTACCTCGTTCTGGTGATCATGGCCAGTCGTCAGGAGGGGCGTGCGCTCTCCATGACCATGGTGGGGCTGAGTTATCTCGCTGTGAAGTGGTTCTACGTGCCGCCGCGGTTCACGCTGCGTGCGGCCACGCAGCTCGATGGCGTACTGCTGGCGGGGTTCGTGATCACGGGGTGGATGCTCTCCGAGCTGTTCGCCAAGCAGCGCGCGGCCACGCGAATCGCCGAGGAGCGCACGCGCGAGGTGGAGCGCCTGAGCGCCGAACGGCTTCAGCTCGAACGTGAAGCGTCCACCGCCCGCGTAATGCGTGAGGCCGACCGCCTCAAGAATGCCCTGCTGAGCTCCCTCGCCCACGATCTCCGCTCCCCCGTGTCGACCTTGTCGCTGCTCTCCGACCCGGCGGCCGGATTCACCGCCGACGTGGCGCTGTCACGCGTCCATGAGGAAGCGCAACGGTTGGGCGAGTACATTGCCACCTTGCAGCGCTTCGCGGCGGAGGGTGGCGGCAGCATGCTGGCGCTCGACGTGCATGACGCGACCGCGCTGGTGCACACCGCGCTGCGTTCATCGGCGGGGGTGCTTGCCGGGCGGCGCGTGGACGTGGTCACCCGGCAGGAGGGGATCGTGGCCCGGTGCGACCTGACGCTCACCATGCAGGTGCTTGGCAACCTGCTGCAGAATGCGGTGCGCTATGCACCCGCCGGTGCACCGATCGACGTGACGGTGTCCGCGACGCCGTCCACCGTGGAACTTGCCGTGGCCGACCGCGGCCCCGGCGTTGGCGAGCAGGAGCTGGACCGGCTCTTTGTGCCGCTGCAATCGCGTCCTTCCGCGGCGGCCGGTGCAACCGGCGACACCGTCGCGTCCGGCGGGCGCATGGGCATGGGACTCGCCATTGCGCGCACCTTCGCCAGGGCTCAACGCGGCGACGTGATGTATCGCCCTCGCGCCGGGGGCGGGGCCGAGTTCATCGTGCAGCTGCCACGCGCCCCCGTGGGCTGA
- a CDS encoding DUF4956 domain-containing protein gives MTGWRNTPATRVIVRCLVYYLALIGGTALAVHRWANRLPPSLEALMGLGTETGPGGATSLQDLVAAGPASGLDEATLALTVGVAMIAAALLSLPVAWVYLLTRAKRGYQQSVVQLLVILPTVVAGIVLLVKYSLALAFSLAGIVAAVRFRNSLDDSKDAVYVFLATAIGLSSAVNLPVAAVLSLTFNLLAFALWYTDFGSAPAELDGRLAERKLQRAKQMARTGTFVARMDDEVLKNMTTEQLEGLAERAWRRAKANNMTTEMPVLVEERTLRLSTSNANGLRGVLEPRLSEFTKTWRFGGMQIGEETTVIEYRVQLRKKTGPDELLSLVRAAGASELTAAEIE, from the coding sequence ATGACCGGGTGGCGCAACACACCGGCCACGCGCGTCATCGTCCGCTGCCTCGTGTACTACCTCGCGCTCATCGGCGGGACGGCACTCGCGGTTCACCGATGGGCGAACCGGCTGCCGCCGTCGCTGGAAGCACTCATGGGCCTCGGCACCGAGACGGGACCCGGTGGCGCCACCTCGCTGCAGGATCTGGTGGCCGCCGGCCCCGCGAGTGGGCTCGACGAGGCCACGCTGGCGCTCACCGTGGGGGTGGCCATGATCGCGGCGGCGCTGCTGTCACTGCCGGTGGCGTGGGTGTATCTGCTCACGCGCGCCAAGCGTGGCTACCAGCAGTCGGTCGTGCAACTCCTGGTCATCCTGCCCACGGTGGTCGCCGGAATCGTGCTGCTGGTCAAGTACTCGCTGGCGCTCGCCTTTTCGCTGGCGGGCATTGTGGCCGCCGTGCGCTTCCGCAACTCGCTCGACGACTCGAAGGACGCCGTCTACGTCTTTCTGGCTACGGCCATTGGTCTGTCGTCGGCGGTCAATCTCCCCGTGGCAGCAGTACTCAGTCTCACCTTCAACCTGCTGGCCTTCGCCCTCTGGTACACCGACTTCGGCAGCGCGCCGGCCGAACTCGACGGGCGTTTGGCCGAGCGCAAGCTGCAGCGCGCCAAGCAGATGGCGCGCACCGGCACGTTCGTGGCGCGCATGGACGACGAGGTGCTCAAGAACATGACGACGGAGCAGCTCGAAGGGCTGGCCGAACGCGCCTGGCGGCGCGCGAAGGCCAACAACATGACCACCGAGATGCCGGTGCTGGTCGAAGAGCGCACATTGCGCCTGTCCACGAGCAACGCCAACGGACTGCGGGGCGTCCTCGAGCCGCGGCTCTCGGAGTTCACCAAGACCTGGCGATTCGGGGGCATGCAGATCGGTGAGGAGACCACGGTGATCGAGTATCGCGTGCAATTGCGCAAGAAGACGGGTCCCGATGAACTGCTGTCGCTGGTGCGTGCCGCCGGCGCTTCCGAGCTGACCGCTGCCGAAATCGAGTGA
- a CDS encoding alkaline phosphatase family protein, with amino-acid sequence MKRSILGLPLIVTLACVAGAAASPGSVATTMPSGAERARAASGTQPKPRLVVLITIDQFRADYLTRYGSQLQGGIARLARGGMHFTDAHHDHAITETAPGHATLLSGRFPRSTGIMMNSIGVDDESAPLVAGGYGPGASPTRFQGTTLVDWMTAAERRTRTLSVSMKDRGAILPMGRAKSDVYWYSIDGRFLTSSYYRKDLPTWVTAFNERQMVAGFAGKSWSLLLPDSAYVERDSVPIEMGGRGFLFPHQLTDDVIDAGANIRITPFMDDMVLAFALHGVASLQLGAGAHTDLLALSLSATDVIGHNFGPDSREMHDQVLRVDRAIGTFLDSLYQLRDSSTVTVVLTSDHGVGTIPELAPNSVQPPPRRVSLAPVVPALRAKLREMKVDTFAIDIDMNILLGDRRAFRRQADFEVAMQFFVEQLRTVPGVARVDRFPALLADTATDVIARRWAHQFPATSNVEAVITLDPLSTWGGNIASHGSPHDYDSRVPLILAGAGVTPGTQRQFVRTVDIAPTLARLLGVKPLERLDGTPLSLGSPP; translated from the coding sequence ATGAAGCGTTCCATACTGGGATTGCCGCTGATCGTGACGCTGGCCTGCGTCGCAGGCGCCGCCGCTTCCCCGGGGTCGGTGGCCACGACGATGCCGTCCGGGGCCGAGCGGGCGCGCGCGGCGTCGGGCACGCAGCCGAAACCCCGGCTGGTCGTCCTCATCACCATTGACCAGTTCCGGGCGGATTACCTCACCCGGTACGGCAGCCAGCTGCAGGGCGGCATTGCCCGTCTGGCGCGTGGTGGCATGCACTTCACCGATGCCCACCACGATCACGCGATCACGGAAACGGCGCCGGGGCACGCCACGCTGCTCTCCGGACGGTTCCCGCGGTCCACCGGCATCATGATGAACTCGATCGGGGTAGACGACGAGTCCGCCCCGCTGGTGGCGGGCGGGTACGGCCCCGGCGCGTCACCCACGCGCTTTCAGGGCACGACCCTCGTCGACTGGATGACGGCGGCCGAGCGGCGGACCCGCACCCTGTCGGTGTCGATGAAGGACCGGGGGGCCATTCTGCCGATGGGCCGCGCGAAGTCCGATGTGTACTGGTACTCGATCGACGGGCGCTTCCTCACCAGCAGCTACTACCGCAAGGATCTGCCGACGTGGGTCACCGCCTTCAACGAGCGCCAGATGGTGGCCGGTTTTGCGGGTAAGTCGTGGTCGCTGCTGCTCCCCGACAGCGCCTATGTGGAGCGAGACAGCGTGCCCATCGAGATGGGCGGGCGCGGCTTCCTGTTTCCGCACCAGCTGACCGACGATGTGATCGATGCCGGGGCGAACATCCGCATCACCCCGTTCATGGATGACATGGTGCTGGCGTTCGCGTTGCACGGGGTGGCGTCACTGCAACTCGGTGCCGGCGCCCACACCGATCTGCTGGCGCTCTCCCTCTCTGCCACCGACGTGATCGGCCACAACTTCGGCCCCGATTCGCGGGAGATGCACGATCAGGTGCTGCGCGTCGACCGCGCCATCGGCACCTTCCTCGATTCCTTGTACCAGCTGCGGGATTCGTCCACGGTCACCGTGGTGCTTACGAGCGACCACGGCGTGGGCACGATTCCCGAACTGGCGCCCAACAGCGTGCAACCGCCACCGCGTCGCGTATCGCTGGCGCCGGTGGTGCCCGCCCTGCGCGCCAAGCTGCGTGAGATGAAGGTGGACACCTTCGCCATCGACATCGACATGAACATCCTGCTGGGCGATCGTCGCGCGTTCCGTCGGCAGGCCGACTTCGAGGTGGCAATGCAGTTCTTCGTGGAGCAGCTGCGCACCGTGCCGGGTGTGGCCCGCGTAGACCGCTTTCCGGCGCTGCTCGCCGACACGGCAACCGACGTCATTGCGCGGCGCTGGGCCCATCAGTTTCCCGCCACCTCCAACGTGGAGGCGGTGATCACACTCGATCCGCTCAGCACCTGGGGAGGCAACATTGCCTCGCACGGGTCGCCCCACGACTACGACTCGCGCGTACCGCTCATCCTTGCCGGCGCGGGGGTCACGCCTGGCACGCAGCGCCAGTTCGTGCGCACGGTCGATATCGCCCCGACGCTGGCGCGGCTGCTGGGGGTGAAGCCGCTGGAACGACTGGATGGCACGCCGCTGTCGCTCGGTTCGCCACCCTGA